One Dysosmobacter welbionis DNA segment encodes these proteins:
- a CDS encoding MerR family transcriptional regulator: MLREKPKLFTIGQFAALHGINKKTLMWYDEIGLFKPAFIHEENGYRLYSYYQSTELEVILLLRDMNVPIRDIQEFMKNRSAGSMADLLRDKISELDRTIQGLKAVRSKLCSRRQEMTELLDLDLSEISLIEREPQYLATVQTSPEKSLEEEIELILEQTKKYQLPRMYQTPYGSMLPVENLLARRFEDYSKLFIELPDTQNRMGLHRRPGGVYLRAFCIGNWDRLPARYEAILRYAEQHHLQFSGYAYEIGINELVIDRIEDYITKIEIPVLNFN, encoded by the coding sequence ATGCTGCGGGAAAAACCGAAGCTGTTTACCATCGGCCAGTTTGCCGCTCTGCATGGGATCAACAAAAAGACACTCATGTGGTATGATGAGATCGGGCTGTTCAAGCCTGCGTTTATCCACGAAGAAAATGGGTACCGGCTATACAGCTATTACCAGAGTACGGAGCTGGAGGTGATCCTGCTGCTCCGGGACATGAACGTGCCCATCCGGGATATTCAGGAATTTATGAAAAACAGGTCCGCTGGGAGCATGGCGGACCTGCTTCGGGATAAAATCTCAGAACTGGACCGGACGATCCAGGGGCTGAAGGCCGTCCGGTCAAAACTGTGCAGCCGCCGCCAGGAGATGACCGAACTTTTGGACCTGGACCTCTCCGAGATCTCCCTCATTGAGCGGGAACCGCAGTATCTGGCGACGGTGCAAACATCACCGGAAAAGTCCCTGGAGGAGGAGATCGAGCTGATTCTTGAGCAGACCAAGAAATATCAGCTTCCGCGTATGTACCAGACTCCCTACGGCTCCATGCTCCCGGTGGAAAACCTCCTGGCCCGGAGGTTTGAGGACTACTCCAAGCTGTTTATCGAACTGCCGGACACGCAGAACAGGATGGGACTCCACAGGCGCCCCGGCGGGGTCTATTTGCGGGCATTCTGCATTGGGAATTGGGACAGGCTGCCTGCCCGCTATGAAGCGATCCTCCGCTACGCAGAGCAGCACCATTTACAGTTCTCCGGCTATGCCTATGAGATTGGGATCAATGAACTGGTGATCGACAGAATCGAGGACTATATTAC
- a CDS encoding MATE family efflux transporter, whose protein sequence is MQNEIAYSRPVTLTNILKFAVPTIAMSVFMSFYTMVDGLFVSNLIGTSALSALNLVYPVIALVTAISTMLATGGSAAIMRKMGEGKPDEAKQDFTFLILVNVLTGLVMCGLGYLFMGKIFGSMSLSPEVSAYCWEYLSRYLLFTVPILLMNNFTLYMIAAGKASLSLLCSVAGGVTNIVLDYLFIAVFRWGIGGAAVATGLGYSITAIVGLLVFSNRNSLLHFVRPVCRPQTLGRAVTNGCSEMATALVNGIITLMFNWTMLKYVGEDGVAAITIISYVLAFAGSLYAGYAYGVAPMLSFYYGEQNHEKLRKLVRTSLKIIGAIAAATVLVSLAVTEPLVSIFARPGTPVYDLAVAGNRICSLALLFVGFNIFASGMFTALSNGLISAVLAFSRTFVFTLIAMLVLPVILGVTGIWLATPAAELAAVVLSAVMLLKYRRRYCY, encoded by the coding sequence GTGCAGAATGAAATTGCATACAGCAGACCCGTCACCCTGACAAACATTCTTAAATTTGCAGTCCCCACCATCGCCATGAGCGTATTCATGTCCTTCTATACGATGGTGGACGGGCTGTTCGTCTCAAACCTGATCGGGACCAGTGCCCTGTCTGCCCTCAATCTGGTCTATCCCGTCATCGCGCTGGTGACGGCCATCTCCACCATGCTCGCAACCGGCGGCAGCGCGGCTATCATGAGAAAGATGGGAGAGGGAAAGCCCGATGAAGCAAAGCAGGACTTTACGTTTCTGATCCTGGTCAATGTCCTGACCGGCCTTGTGATGTGCGGGCTGGGCTATCTGTTCATGGGGAAGATCTTCGGCTCCATGTCCCTGTCCCCGGAGGTCTCCGCCTATTGCTGGGAATATCTGAGCCGTTACCTGCTGTTCACCGTCCCTATTCTTCTGATGAATAACTTCACCCTCTATATGATCGCAGCAGGCAAGGCGTCCCTTTCCCTGCTCTGCTCCGTCGCCGGCGGCGTGACCAATATCGTGCTGGACTACCTGTTTATCGCCGTTTTCCGCTGGGGGATCGGCGGGGCGGCGGTTGCCACCGGCCTGGGGTACTCCATCACAGCCATCGTGGGCCTGCTGGTGTTCTCCAACCGGAACAGCCTGCTCCATTTTGTCAGGCCGGTCTGCCGGCCCCAAACGCTCGGGAGAGCCGTCACGAACGGCTGCTCTGAAATGGCCACCGCGCTGGTCAACGGCATCATCACGCTGATGTTCAACTGGACGATGCTCAAATATGTAGGGGAGGACGGCGTTGCCGCAATTACCATCATCTCCTATGTGCTGGCCTTTGCCGGGTCCCTGTATGCCGGTTATGCCTACGGGGTGGCCCCCATGCTCAGCTTTTATTACGGGGAACAGAACCATGAGAAGCTCAGGAAGCTGGTCCGCACCAGCCTGAAAATCATCGGCGCGATCGCGGCGGCCACCGTGCTCGTTTCTCTGGCTGTCACAGAGCCGCTGGTGTCCATCTTCGCCCGGCCCGGAACACCTGTCTATGACCTGGCTGTGGCAGGAAACCGGATCTGTTCCCTGGCCCTGCTCTTTGTGGGCTTCAACATTTTTGCAAGCGGGATGTTCACCGCACTTTCCAATGGGCTCATTTCGGCAGTGCTGGCGTTTTCCCGCACCTTTGTCTTTACACTGATCGCCATGCTGGTCCTCCCGGTCATTCTGGGCGTCACCGGGATCTGGCTGGCGACACCGGCCGCGGAGCTGGCGGCAGTCGTCCTGTCCGCCGTCATGCTCCTGAAATACCGGCGGCGCTACTGCTATTGA